ACGCACCGACACGATACCGACGTGGATACCGACGTTGTGTTCGGTCCGTTAACGACCACAATTTAACCTTTGGGAACGGGGGCTTAACCCCTCATCCGGCAAGCTGCTGCAACTGCGCCCACACCGGCTCTTCCAACACCACCGGATCGCGCTCCGCCTTGCCCTGTCCGGGCATCCGCGCGCCCTCGTCCAGCGCGACGCCCGCCGCCACCTGCGCCAGCCGCCCGGCGAACGCGTCCGAGGTCGTGGGGTCGATCAGCAGGTAGAACTGCCCTAGGTCATGCGGCGGCCCCTCGGGCGCCTTGAGCGGGTTCACGTCGCGGCTCACCACGCCCCCGGTCATGCCCGCGGCAAGGATCTCGACCATGAGGCCCAGGCCCCAGCCCTTGTAGCCGCCCATGCTGACAAGCGACCCCTTGAGCGCCTCCTCGGGATCCGTCGTGGGCCGTCCCTCGGCATCCACGGCCCAGCCTTCGGGAATGCGCTCGCCCGCGGCCTTCGCCATGGTGATCTTGCCCAGCGCGACGGTCGTCGTGGACTGGTCGAACTGCATGGCAACACCCCCCTCGCCATCCGGCACCGAAAAGGCGAACGGGTTCGTGCCCAGCACCCGCGTCTTGCCGCCCGGCGGCGCCACGATGGGCGAGGCGTTCGTCATGCCCATTCCGATCATCCCCGCTTCCGCGATCTGGCGCGTGAAATATCCCAGCGAGGTGCAGGTATGCGCGTGCCCCACGGCAAGGCTCGCCACCCCGCACTCCCGCGCCGCGTCCAGCGCCTGCGGCAACCCGCGCGCGAATGCCGGCTGAGCGAAGCCATGGCGCGCATCGACCTTGACCGTGCCGGGACGCGGACGCGTCACCTCGGGGTCCGCATCGCCCTTCACGCGCCCCGAGCTGAGCTGAAGGCAATAGCTCTCGAGGTAGTAGAGCCCGCAGATCTTGTTGCCCACCGCCTCGGCCCGCGCGATCGCGTCGGCCACATGCGCCGCCACCCACGGCGCGGCACCGTGATTCTCCAGCGCGCGTTTCGACAGGCGTTCGATCTCGGAGAGGGATACTTCGGGCATGACGCCTCCTTCTTTCGTGTCTCGTTCAGGCCGGCACGACCGCGCCGGCCTCGAGGCGCACCACGCGATCCATCCGTGCCGCCAGCTCGAGGTTATGCGTGGCAATGAGTGCCGAAAGCCCCGTCTCGCGCACCAGCCCCATCAGCCGGTCGAAGACCCGGTCCGATGTGGCGGGGTCGAGGTTGCCGGTCGGCTCATCGGCCAACAACAGTTTCGGCGCATTGGCCAGCGCGCGGCAGAAGGCGACGCGCTGCTGTTCGCCGCCGGACATGGCCGAGGGACGGTGATCGGCGCGCTCTTCGACGCCCACCTGGCCCAGAAGCTCGCGCCCCCGTGCCTCCGCAGTGCGCCGCGCGATCCCGTTGGCAAGCTGCGGCAGCACCACGTTCTCGAGCGCGGTGAACTCGGGCAGCAGGTGATGGAACTGGTAGACGAAGCCCACGTCGCGCCGCCGGGCCACCGTGCGCCGCCGGTCGCCGAGTCCGGTCATGTCCACGCCGTCGATCTCGACGCGGCCCGCATCGGGCGTATCGAGAAGCCCCGCGATATGCAGAAGCGTCGATTTTCCGGCCCCCGAGGGGGCGACAAGCGCCACGATCTCGCCCCGCTCGAGGGTGAGCGCCGCCTCTCTCAGAACCGTGACCTCGTTCTCGCGGCCCTTGTTGTAGGTCTTGGAAACTCCCTCGAGGGTCAGCACGACGTCACTCATAGCGCAGCGCCTCCACGGGGTTCATCCGCGCCGCGCGGCGGGCGGGAAAGATCGTGACGATGAAACTCAGCCCCAGCGACAGCGCCACCGCCGACATCACGTCCCAGAATTCGAGCTTCGCCGGCAGGTAGTAGATCCCCCTGATCGCCGGGTCCCATGCCTCGCCCCCGGTCGCGCCGTTAACCAGTGCGAAAATCGGATCGATGTAAATGGCAAAGAGACAGCCCAGGATGACACCGCAGATCGTGCCGATGATCCCCGTGAACGCGCCACAGATGAAGAACACCCGCAGGACCGAGCTTTCGGTCAGGCCCATCGTGCGCAGGATGCCGATGTCGCGCCCCTTGTTCTTGACCAGCATGATGAGACCGCTGGTGATGTTCATCGCCGCGATGAGTACGAGGATCGACAGGATCACGAACATCACCCGGTCCTCGATGTCGAGCGCGTCGAGAAACCCCTTGCTCGCGTCCCGCCACGTCCAGAGCAGCGCACGGTCGCCCGCCGCCGCGATCAGCGCGTCACCCAGCGCATCCACATGATCGGGATCGGCCACCATCACCTCGAGCTCGTCGGCCCGCCCCTCGCGGTTGAAGAAGGACTGCGCCTCCTCGAAGGGCATGTAGACCCGCACCTTGTCGATGTCGTACCGCCCGGCCGAGAAGATATAGGTGACGGGATAGCTCGACACCCGCGGCGACGAGCCGAGCGCCGTCTTGACGCCGCCGGGCAGGATGATCTTGACCGTATCGCCCAAGCTCACACCCAGTTCGCGCGCCACGCCGCTGCCGATGGCGATGCCCTCGCTGAAATCCTCGATGTCGCCGGTCGCCGTCTCGGGATCGGCCACGCGCGGGATGGTCTTGAGGTTCTCCTCGGTGATGCCGAACACCTCGACGCCCGCGTTCCGGTCGCGCACATTGGCCAGAAGCTGCCCCCGCACCAGCGGCGCCACGCGCGTCACGCCCTCGACCTCGCGCAGGCGCGCGGCCATCTCCTCGTAATCGGCGATGGTCCGGTCGATCCGCCCCGTCTGCGCATCCACCTCCCCCGCGCTGTAGACGGTCACATGCGCGTTGGCACCGAGGATCGTATCCACGAACTCCGCGCGAAACCCCGAGCGCACGGCAAGCGTCACGATCAGCGCGAAGACGGCCAGCGTGATGCCGATGAGGCTGATCCAGGTCATCGTGCTCACGCCGCCCTCGGCCCGCTTGGCCCGCAGGTAGCGCCAGGCGATCATCCATTCGAAAGGGGCGAAAGGGGCGGTATTGCCTGCCATGTCATCATCCAAGCCGCGATTTTCGGCGGACATTGGTGTGCCGGCGCCCGAAGGTCAATGCCGCAGGCTTCATCCGTCCCTCACCGCGTCCCTGCTCACCGATGCGAGAGGCCCCGCCGGCACGCGGCAGGGCATGACACCCCTCACGCGCCGTCCAGTCAGACGCCCTTCGCCGCCCGCCGCGGCCGTCGCCCGACCAACGCGCGCAAGAGCGCCCAGAGCGTGCCGACCACCCCGAGCCCGAGCACGAAGCCCGTGCCACCGAACACCGCGCCCTCGAAGGTAAGCGGCATCGCCGGCCGGTAGTCCCGCCACGCCGCCTCGGCGATCTCGGCATCGGTCAACCGCGCGGCGTGGTAAGCTCTCGTGAACGGTCCCGCATCGCGCAACGCCGCGAGGTCGCTGCGCAGCCGCTCATACCGCGCGATGGTGGTCTCCATCCGGTCCGCCCGCGCCGTGGCCATCTCGCCCCCCGACCGCAGATCGGCAAGCGCGTCCTGCCGGTCGAGGCCCAGCGCCGCGGCATCCTCGTCGAACCCGTCCACGAACCGTGCAAGCTCATCGACGGCCCCGCCCAGCCGTTGCACATATTGCTGCGAGAACTCGGGAAATTGCGAGAACGCGGCCGCGCCCGTCAAACCGGCCGCAAGGCCCAATGCCCTGCCCAACATCTGCCCTAACCTCTGTCTGCTCTTTTGACCGAAGGATACCGCGCACCCGGAATTTCTCCAAATTCCGGGTCGTTCTCCGCGGCGGAAAACGGCTCAGGCGTCAGACGCCCTTTCCCGGCAGGTCGATCTCGGCATAGATCGCCGCCATTTTCTCGATCGCGGCCTCGGGCGACAACTCCTCGCTCTCGCCCGTGCGGCGGCAGGTCAGCTCCACCACCCCGTTCTTGAGGCCCCGCGGCCCCACCGTGATCCGCCAAGGCAGTCCGATCAGGTCCATCGTGGCGAACTTGCCGCCCGCCCGTTCGTCGCGATCGTCGTATAGCGGTTCGAGCCCGAGCGCGGCCAACGCCGCGTAGAGCGACTCGCAGGCGCCATCGGCCTCGGCGTCACCTTGCTTGAGGTTGACGATCCCCACGTGGAACGGCGCCACCGCCTCGGGCCAGATGATGCCCCTGTCGTCATGGCTTGCCTCGATGATCGCACCGACAAGACGGCTCACCCCGATGCCGTGACTGCCCATGTGGACCGGCACGGGCTTGCCATCGGGGCCCTGCACCGTCGCGCCCATCGGCTCGGAATACTTGGTGCCGAAATAGAAGATCTGCCCCACCTCGATCCCGCGTGCGCGGCGGCGGCGCTCCTCGGGGATCTGGTTGAAGACCGCCTCGTCATGCGTCTCGTCGGTGCGGGCATAGCGCGAGGTGAACTCCTCGAGAACGCTCTGGCACGCCGCCCGGTCGTCATAGTCGATCTCACGGTTGCCAAAGGTCAGATCGGTGATCTCGGCGTCATAGAACACCTCCGACTCGCCCGTCTCGGCCAACACCAGGAACTCGTGCGTGTCGTCGCCCCCGATAGGGCCGCTGTCCGCGCGCATGGGGATCGCCTGGAGGCCCATCCGCTCGTAGGTCCGCAGGTAGCTCACGAGGTGGCGGTTGTAGGCGTGCAGCGCGTCATCCTTCGTCAGGTCGAAATTGTAGCCGTCCTTCATGTAGAACTCACGCCCGCGCATGACGCCGAAGCGCGGGCGCATCTCGTCACGGAATTTCCACTGGATGTGATAGAGCGTCAGGGGCAGATCACGGTAGCTTCCGACATGCGCGCGGAAGATGTCGGTGATCAGCTCCTCGTTCGTCGGACCGTAAAGCAGGTCGCGGCCCTGGCGGTCGGTGATGCGCAACATCTCGTCGCCGTAGTCGTCATACCGCCCGCTCTCGCGCCAAAGCTCGGCCGATTGCAGCGTCGGCATGAGCATCGGGATATGACCCGCGCGCTGCTGTTCCTCGTGCACGATATTCTCGATGTTCTTCAGAACCTTGAAACCCAGCGGCAACCACGAGTAGATGCCCGCCCCCGCCTGCTTGATCATGCCGGCGCGCAGCATGAGACGATGGCTCACGATCTGCGCCTCCGCGGGCGTCTCCTTGAGGACGGGCAGGAAATAGCGGCTGAGGCGCATGGGGCGGAACCTTCCGGCTTGGTTGGCGAAACTGCGTTCGCGCGCAGGTCTATGCCAAAGCCCGCGGCGGGGCAAGCGACCGGGCGTCGGGCGAAAAGCCTTGAAACGACCGCCGCGATGCGCAATCTCGGTGCGATGCGATGAACGGAGCGATCACTTGGGCCTGCCAGTCGGAACTCAGCTTAGATATTGGGGCTTGGCCGCCCTCGTCTTCTTCATCGTCCTGTGGTTTCTGGGCGATGTCATACTGCCGTTCCTGCTCGGCGGGGCCATTGCCTATTTCCTCGATCCCGTCGCCGACCGGCTCGAGCGGCTGGGCCTTTCCCGCGCGCTTTCGGTGGCGACGATCACGCTCTTCGCGATCCTGATCTTCATCCTGATGGCGCTCCTTGTCGTGCCCACGCTGATAAACCAGGCCGTCGCGCTCTTCGACACCGCACCCAAGCTCGCGCATGATCTACAGGAATTCCTGACGCGAAGCTTTCCGCAACTCGGGGATACCGAAAGCACGCTGCGCAAATCGCTGATCCTCGTGGGCGAGACGATCCAGTCCAAGGGTGGTCAACTGCTCGAGACCGCGATCGGCTCCGTTTCGTCGCTCATCAACATCGTTCTGCTCTTCGTCATCGTACCGGTCGTTGCGTTTTATCTTCTTTACGATTGGGACCGTATGGTCGCTCAGGTCGACGATCTGCTGCCGCGCGATCACGCCCCGACGATCCGGCATCTCGCTTCCGAGATCGACCGCACGCTCGCCGGGTTCATACGCGGGATGGGCACGGTCTGCGTGATCCTCGGCACCTATTACGCCGTCGCGCTGATGGCGGTCGGGCTGCAATTCGGGCTCGTGGTGGGCGCGATTGCGGGGCTGATCACCTTCATCCCCTATGTCGGGGCGCTGGTGGGCGGCGTGCTCGCGATCGGGCTGGCACTGTTCCAGTTCTGGGGCGACTGGGTGTCGATCGGGCTGGTCGCGGGCATCTTCGCCCTGGGGCAGGTGATCGAAGGCAACGTGCTCACGCCCAAGCTCGTGGGCGATTCGGTCGGGTTGCACCCGGTCTGGCTGATCTTCGCGCTCTCGGTTTTCGGGGCGCTCTTCGGGTTCGTGGGTATGCTCGTCGCCGTGCCGGTGGCGGCGGCTCTCGGTGTGCTCGCACGGTTCGCCGCGCAGCAGTACAAGCACAGCCTGCTCTACCGCGGCGTGACAGATCACGGCGACGGTGCCTGATGGCCGACCAGCTGAGTTTCGATCTCCCGGCCCGTCCCGCCATGGGGCGCGATGCGTTCTTCGTCTCGGGCTCGAACGCGGCCGCCGTGGCGATGATCGAAGGCTGGCAGGACTGGCCCGCGCGCAAACTGATGCTCCGCGGGCCGGAAGGGTCCGGCAAGAGCCACCTGGCGCATGTCTGGGCCGGTCTCTCGGGCGCCAGCATCGTCGCGTCCACGGACCTCGCCAAGGCCGACATACCCGCGCTCGCCCAGGCTTGCGTCGCGGTCGAGGATATCGGCATGATCGCCGGCGACGCCGACAGCGAACGCGCGCTCTTCCACCTTCACAACCTGGTGCTCGCCGAGGGCCACTCCCTGCTTCTCACCACGCGCGGGGTCGTCCCGCTGAGCGGGATCGTCCTGCCCGACCTCGCCAGCCGTCTCGAGGGCACACCCGAGATTCGCATCACCGAACCCGACGACGATCTCCTGGCCGCCGTCTTGATGAAACTCTTTTCCGACAAGCAGTTACGCCCCGCCCCCGAGACGATTCCCTACCTCGTGCCACGCATCCCCCGCAGCTTCGCGACCCTGCCCGCGCTCGTCCAAAGGCTCGACCGGATGGCCCTCGACACGGGTCGCCCCATCAACCGCCGCCTCGCGGCGCACGCTCTGGACAATTGGGCGCAATAGTCTGAGACTCCGTCAACTTCCCGTTGCACCGACCCCGTATAGGCGCCGCATGACCCACGCCGATTTCCTGAGTTCCGATTTCGCGCCCCCCCAGCGGATCGACGATCTGGACCTCACGGGTCCGGGTCGTTTCTTCAATCGCGAACTGAGCTGGCTCGGCTTCAACTGGCGGGTGCTTGAGGAAGCGCAGAATCCGAAGGTGCCGCTGCTCGAGCGGCTTCGTTTCCTGTCCATCTCGGCCACCAATCTCGACGAATTCTACAACGTGCGCGTCGCCGGCCTTCGGGAGCTCGCACGGGCCGGAAACACCACCCCTGCCGCCGATGGGCTAAGCCCTGCGGAACAGCTGGTCCTGATCAACGAAGACGCTCGTAACCTGTTGACAAAACAGCAGGAAACCTACCAGTCCCTGCGCATCGAGATGGAGCGGGAAGGCATCCTGATCCTTGATCGGTCGCAGCTTGACGACGAGGA
This window of the Roseovarius sp. SCSIO 43702 genome carries:
- a CDS encoding Ldh family oxidoreductase; this translates as MPEVSLSEIERLSKRALENHGAAPWVAAHVADAIARAEAVGNKICGLYYLESYCLQLSSGRVKGDADPEVTRPRPGTVKVDARHGFAQPAFARGLPQALDAARECGVASLAVGHAHTCTSLGYFTRQIAEAGMIGMGMTNASPIVAPPGGKTRVLGTNPFAFSVPDGEGGVAMQFDQSTTTVALGKITMAKAAGERIPEGWAVDAEGRPTTDPEEALKGSLVSMGGYKGWGLGLMVEILAAGMTGGVVSRDVNPLKAPEGPPHDLGQFYLLIDPTTSDAFAGRLAQVAAGVALDEGARMPGQGKAERDPVVLEEPVWAQLQQLAG
- a CDS encoding ABC transporter ATP-binding protein; translation: MSDVVLTLEGVSKTYNKGRENEVTVLREAALTLERGEIVALVAPSGAGKSTLLHIAGLLDTPDAGRVEIDGVDMTGLGDRRRTVARRRDVGFVYQFHHLLPEFTALENVVLPQLANGIARRTAEARGRELLGQVGVEERADHRPSAMSGGEQQRVAFCRALANAPKLLLADEPTGNLDPATSDRVFDRLMGLVRETGLSALIATHNLELAARMDRVVRLEAGAVVPA
- a CDS encoding lipoprotein-releasing ABC transporter permease subunit, with the protein product MAGNTAPFAPFEWMIAWRYLRAKRAEGGVSTMTWISLIGITLAVFALIVTLAVRSGFRAEFVDTILGANAHVTVYSAGEVDAQTGRIDRTIADYEEMAARLREVEGVTRVAPLVRGQLLANVRDRNAGVEVFGITEENLKTIPRVADPETATGDIEDFSEGIAIGSGVARELGVSLGDTVKIILPGGVKTALGSSPRVSSYPVTYIFSAGRYDIDKVRVYMPFEEAQSFFNREGRADELEVMVADPDHVDALGDALIAAAGDRALLWTWRDASKGFLDALDIEDRVMFVILSILVLIAAMNITSGLIMLVKNKGRDIGILRTMGLTESSVLRVFFICGAFTGIIGTICGVILGCLFAIYIDPIFALVNGATGGEAWDPAIRGIYYLPAKLEFWDVMSAVALSLGLSFIVTIFPARRAARMNPVEALRYE
- a CDS encoding DUF2937 family protein; the protein is MLGRALGLAAGLTGAAAFSQFPEFSQQYVQRLGGAVDELARFVDGFDEDAAALGLDRQDALADLRSGGEMATARADRMETTIARYERLRSDLAALRDAGPFTRAYHAARLTDAEIAEAAWRDYRPAMPLTFEGAVFGGTGFVLGLGVVGTLWALLRALVGRRPRRAAKGV
- the proS gene encoding proline--tRNA ligase, whose amino-acid sequence is MRLSRYFLPVLKETPAEAQIVSHRLMLRAGMIKQAGAGIYSWLPLGFKVLKNIENIVHEEQQRAGHIPMLMPTLQSAELWRESGRYDDYGDEMLRITDRQGRDLLYGPTNEELITDIFRAHVGSYRDLPLTLYHIQWKFRDEMRPRFGVMRGREFYMKDGYNFDLTKDDALHAYNRHLVSYLRTYERMGLQAIPMRADSGPIGGDDTHEFLVLAETGESEVFYDAEITDLTFGNREIDYDDRAACQSVLEEFTSRYARTDETHDEAVFNQIPEERRRRARGIEVGQIFYFGTKYSEPMGATVQGPDGKPVPVHMGSHGIGVSRLVGAIIEASHDDRGIIWPEAVAPFHVGIVNLKQGDAEADGACESLYAALAALGLEPLYDDRDERAGGKFATMDLIGLPWRITVGPRGLKNGVVELTCRRTGESEELSPEAAIEKMAAIYAEIDLPGKGV
- a CDS encoding AI-2E family transporter — encoded protein: MGLPVGTQLRYWGLAALVFFIVLWFLGDVILPFLLGGAIAYFLDPVADRLERLGLSRALSVATITLFAILIFILMALLVVPTLINQAVALFDTAPKLAHDLQEFLTRSFPQLGDTESTLRKSLILVGETIQSKGGQLLETAIGSVSSLINIVLLFVIVPVVAFYLLYDWDRMVAQVDDLLPRDHAPTIRHLASEIDRTLAGFIRGMGTVCVILGTYYAVALMAVGLQFGLVVGAIAGLITFIPYVGALVGGVLAIGLALFQFWGDWVSIGLVAGIFALGQVIEGNVLTPKLVGDSVGLHPVWLIFALSVFGALFGFVGMLVAVPVAAALGVLARFAAQQYKHSLLYRGVTDHGDGA
- a CDS encoding chromosomal replication initiator DnaA translates to MADQLSFDLPARPAMGRDAFFVSGSNAAAVAMIEGWQDWPARKLMLRGPEGSGKSHLAHVWAGLSGASIVASTDLAKADIPALAQACVAVEDIGMIAGDADSERALFHLHNLVLAEGHSLLLTTRGVVPLSGIVLPDLASRLEGTPEIRITEPDDDLLAAVLMKLFSDKQLRPAPETIPYLVPRIPRSFATLPALVQRLDRMALDTGRPINRRLAAHALDNWAQ